In one Candidatus Aenigmatarchaeota archaeon genomic region, the following are encoded:
- a CDS encoding TatD family hydrolase — MIDAHCHLEQKDYDPDREEVIKRCKELLKAVVFSCAHPRDFETALEIAEKHRGFVFLTAGIHPEYIKEISEDEIHSFFGLLRKNRKKLVGLGECGLDYHWVQEEDWREKQKKLFRRHISFAKDLGLPLVIHSREAEGDCLDLLEKEGAKNVLMHFFSDKDLAERAIEDGYFISVNTLVLKSKSIRKILKKTPLERLMTETDAPWLGFGKRNEPIAVKEVIEKISELERIPFEEIDKATTNNARRFFGLKDI; from the coding sequence ATGATAGACGCGCACTGCCATCTTGAGCAAAAAGATTACGACCCCGACCGGGAGGAAGTTATAAAGAGGTGCAAAGAGTTGTTGAAGGCAGTGGTTTTTAGCTGCGCCCACCCAAGGGACTTTGAAACGGCTCTCGAAATCGCTGAAAAGCACAGGGGCTTTGTTTTCTTAACCGCAGGGATTCACCCCGAATATATCAAGGAAATTTCGGAAGATGAAATCCATTCCTTTTTTGGCCTTCTAAGGAAAAACAGGAAAAAGCTTGTCGGGCTTGGCGAGTGCGGGCTTGACTACCATTGGGTCCAGGAAGAAGACTGGAGGGAAAAGCAAAAGAAATTGTTCAGGCGGCACATATCTTTTGCAAAAGACTTGGGCCTGCCCCTGGTAATCCACTCGAGGGAGGCGGAAGGGGATTGCTTGGACCTACTGGAAAAAGAAGGCGCAAAAAATGTGTTGATGCACTTTTTCTCAGACAAGGACTTGGCGGAGCGGGCCATAGAGGACGGCTACTTTATTTCCGTCAACACGCTTGTCCTAAAAAGCAAATCTATCCGAAAAATCCTGAAAAAAACCCCGCTTGAGAGATTGATGACCGAGACCGATGCCCCCTGGCTTGGCTTTGGAAAAAGAAACGAGCCAATTGCGGTAAAAGAGGTGATAGAGAAAATTTCTGAGCTCGAAAGAATTCCTTTTGAAGAAATAGATAAGGCAACCACCAACAATGCAAGAAGATTTTTTGGCTTGAAAGATATATAA
- the gatC gene encoding Asp-tRNA(Asn)/Glu-tRNA(Gln) amidotransferase subunit GatC — protein MGEVDVRAVAKIARITLTDEEAEAFARDIDEIKKIFDEIDRIEVSEEPAFQPIEVKNRTREDVAKKGFSIEEAFSNTGHREENYFRGPKV, from the coding sequence ATGGGAGAAGTTGACGTGAGGGCTGTTGCAAAAATCGCCCGCATCACACTGACCGATGAGGAAGCGGAAGCGTTTGCGCGTGACATCGATGAGATAAAAAAGATTTTTGATGAGATTGACCGCATCGAGGTGTCCGAAGAGCCGGCGTTTCAGCCGATTGAGGTGAAAAACCGGACGAGAGAGGATGTAGCCAAGAAGGGCTTTTCAATCGAGGAGGCATTCTCGAACACGGGCCACAGGGAGGAGAATTATTTTCGGGGCCCGAAGGTTTGA
- a CDS encoding DUF357 domain-containing protein: protein MGTEEELVGETKRWLSKIKALKITPKSDKGREHKGNIEAYISDSLHFFDKGDYVRSFEAVVWAWAFLEISKDLGLIEVC, encoded by the coding sequence ATGGGGACAGAAGAGGAACTAGTCGGCGAAACAAAGCGGTGGCTTTCGAAAATCAAAGCCCTGAAGATTACACCCAAGTCAGATAAGGGAAGAGAACATAAAGGGAATATTGAGGCATACATAAGCGACTCGTTGCATTTTTTTGACAAGGGCGACTATGTCAGGTCATTTGAAGCCGTTGTCTGGGCGTGGGCATTCCTGGAGATTTCAAAAGACCTTGGCTTAATCGAGGTTTGCTGA
- a CDS encoding signal recognition particle-docking protein FtsY (signal recognition protein receptor; functions in the targeting and insertion of membrane proteins) yields MFGFLKQKVKEVLDKVKVPSKEEKKKGEPKEKKKVVSEEKLPQKALKEESLPKAPASKVESFSTREPTATAKSKPGAEASTEKMREKEKKGFGFSLFSKKLSEKDLEELKIGLVRANMSYEAAEKIVEALRDTEKKAADEVLREQLIELLGTERFDLVKFVKDRMKTQKAVTILFFGFNGAGKTTTIAKIGHLLKKNGVPVVFAAGDTFRAAAIEQLSAHAKNLGIEIVKHKYGGDPAAVIFDAKKHAEKIHGVVLGDTAGRLHTDKGLMEELKKVMRVNSPDFKILVMDSLTGSDIVTQLENFSAIGFDGLIFTKVEINEKGGSIFSVRQHTDKPILFLGTGQGYGDLMEFDPEKIVEKLDL; encoded by the coding sequence ATGTTTGGATTCCTAAAGCAGAAGGTAAAGGAGGTGCTTGACAAGGTAAAGGTGCCTTCCAAGGAGGAAAAAAAGAAGGGTGAGCCGAAAGAAAAGAAAAAAGTGGTTTCCGAAGAAAAGCTGCCCCAAAAAGCTCTGAAAGAAGAGTCCTTGCCAAAAGCTCCAGCCAGCAAGGTAGAAAGTTTTTCTACAAGAGAGCCCACTGCGACTGCAAAGAGTAAGCCAGGCGCTGAAGCTTCCACAGAAAAGATGCGCGAAAAAGAGAAGAAGGGCTTTGGCTTTTCCTTGTTTTCAAAAAAGCTCTCTGAAAAAGACCTTGAAGAACTCAAGATTGGCCTTGTCCGGGCGAACATGTCGTACGAAGCCGCTGAAAAGATTGTCGAGGCATTGCGGGACACTGAGAAAAAGGCGGCTGATGAAGTTTTGCGTGAGCAACTAATTGAGCTTTTGGGAACAGAAAGATTTGACCTGGTGAAGTTTGTCAAAGACAGGATGAAAACCCAGAAAGCAGTAACGATTCTTTTCTTTGGCTTTAACGGCGCGGGCAAGACGACGACGATTGCAAAAATTGGGCATCTCCTGAAGAAGAACGGCGTGCCCGTTGTTTTTGCGGCAGGCGACACTTTCAGGGCCGCTGCAATTGAGCAGTTGTCGGCGCACGCAAAAAATCTTGGCATCGAAATCGTCAAGCACAAGTATGGGGGCGACCCTGCGGCGGTCATATTTGACGCGAAGAAGCACGCAGAGAAAATCCATGGAGTGGTCTTGGGCGACACTGCAGGGCGGCTTCATACCGATAAAGGGCTGATGGAAGAGCTTAAAAAAGTAATGCGCGTTAACTCGCCTGACTTTAAGATACTTGTCATGGATTCGCTAACCGGAAGCGACATAGTGACTCAGCTTGAAAACTTCTCGGCTATTGGCTTTGACGGGCTAATTTTCACAAAGGTGGAGATTAACGAGAAGGGAGGGTCTATTTTCTCTGTCAGGCAGCACACGGACAAGCCGATACTTTTCCTTGGAACCGGGCAGGGATATGGTGACCTTATGGAGTTTGATCCTGAGAAGATTGTCGAAAAGCTTGATTTGTAG